In the genome of Penaeus vannamei isolate JL-2024 chromosome 26, ASM4276789v1, whole genome shotgun sequence, one region contains:
- the LOC138866661 gene encoding soluble scavenger receptor cysteine-rich domain-containing protein SSC5D-like, with translation MVLPSTYFHQHIRGINVNLSVTNTHGYHIIIVNFSAPTHSHITVNLSSTKHPQISQHYRQLTYTYTPLYTTPLPSTNLYLHTLTLPSTNPYLHTLILHQHPHTLTLRNTLTLRNTSTNSTLHQHPHTLTLRNTLTPSHSATPSHPHTPQHQHHLHTPQHPHTLTLRNTLTPSHSATPASPPHSTNTLTLRNTSTNSTLHQHPHTPQHQHQLHTPPTPSHSATPASTPHSTNTLTPSHSATPASPPHSATPSHSATPPRTPHSATPSHSATPAPTPHSASPSHSATPASTPHSTNTLTLRNTSTNSTLRNTLTLRNTLTLCNTSINSTLHQHPHTLTLRNTSITSTPAFRSDIPWAEHRHAGMGKHSISAIVLCCCLLRRHILMPRVHKFNLTFCGL, from the exons ATGGTATTACCGTCTACTTATTTCCATCAACACATTCGTGGTATTAACGTCAACTTATCTGTCACTAACACCCATGGATAtcacatcattatcgtcaacTTCTCTGCACCAACACATTCGCA TATTACCGTCAACTTATCTTCTACTAAACACCCACAAATATCACAACATTATCGCCAACTTACCTACACCTATACACCCCTATACACCACACCATTGCCATCAACTAATCTCTATCTACACACCCTCA CCTTACCCTCAACTAACCCGTACCTAcacaccctcatcctccaccaacaccctcacaccctcacactccgCAACACCCTCACACTCCGCAACACCAGCACCAACTCCACACTCCAccaacaccctcacaccctcacactccgcaacaccctcacaccctcacactccgcaacaccctcacaccctcacactccgCAACACCAGCATCACCTCCACACTCCgcaacaccctcacaccctcacactccgcaacaccctcacaccctcacactccgCAACACCAGCATCACCTCCACACTCCACCAACACCCTCACACTCCGCAACACCAGCACCAACTCCACACTCCACCAACACCCTCACACTCCGCAACACCAGCACCAACTCCACACTCCACCAACACCCTCACACTCCGCAACACCAGCATCAACTCCACACTCCAccaacaccctcacaccctcacactccgCAACACCAGCATCACCTCCACACTCCGCAACACCCTCACACTCCGCAACACCACCACGAACTCCACACTCCGCAACACCCTCACACTCCGCAACACCAGCACCAACTCCACACTCCGCAAGCCCCTCACACTCCGCAACACCAGCATCAACTCCACACTCCACCAACACCCTCACACTCCGCAACACCAGCACCAACTCCACACTCCGCAACACCCTCACACTCCGCAACACCCTCACACTCTGCAACACCAGCATCAACTCCACACTCCAccaacaccctcacaccctcacactccgCAACACCAGCATCACCTCCACACCTGCATTTCGAAGCGACATACCCTGGGCCGAGCACCGTCACGCAGGCATGGGCAAACATTCCATTAGCGCAATTGTTCTATGCTGCTGCTTATTACGCCGGCATATTTTGATGCCTCGCGTGCATAAGTTTAATCTCACATTCTGCGGGTTATAG